A section of the Thermomicrobiales bacterium genome encodes:
- the rpmJ gene encoding 50S ribosomal protein L36, whose protein sequence is MKVSASVKPRCERCKVIRRRGVVRVICTNPRHKQRQG, encoded by the coding sequence ATGAAGGTATCAGCGTCGGTCAAGCCGCGCTGCGAGCGCTGCAAGGTGATTCGTCGGCGAGGCGTTGTTCGAGTGATCTGCACCAACCCACGTCACAAGCAGCGGCAGGGTTAG